A window of Patagioenas fasciata isolate bPatFas1 chromosome 27, bPatFas1.hap1, whole genome shotgun sequence genomic DNA:
GGGGGGGTCAAAGCACTGGttgaggcagtggggaagggctgggtgctgtgcagcacccaaaaacagaaataaaggacCATTTGGTTtgcactccccccccccccatcccctccctgtgCCCCAACAGTGGAGATGCTTCACTGCAAAGTGCTGCGGGGGCTCTGGGACCAGGTCCCCAAAAATCGGCTGCTCCAAGCTTGGTCCTTCAGTCCTTGAGGCTGGAAGTGgcccggggggctgggggggcagagggTCCCGGCTGGTCTGACCTCCCATCATCTGACGTTCAGATTTGGAGGGGCAGCTGGAGAACGgtgtcctggtgtccccctccccgAGCTCCGACGCAGGGACACAGCCCCGGGGATGCTCCGAGGTCCCCGGGGGGGACACCAGAGGGGCTGGGAGCTCCGCTTCAGGGGGGTACAGCAGAATTCGGTGTCCAACAGCGGCGGCACAGCCAGTACCTTCGGCTTTCGGAGGTCGACGCCGCGACCCCGCTACTTTCGGGGGGACGGACGAGCTGCGGGATGCTGTGGGACGGGGGGGATGTCGCAGTTCGGGGCCCCCAGGGAGGGAATCCAGGTCCGTTTGCTGCGTGTCCCCAAGGGAAGAGGGTCCATCCCCTACTGCCCTGTCCCGTAGGGCCAGTTGAAGGTGCTCCCGGACAGCAGCATGTCCCTGATTAACGTTTCGATGGGGGTTTTCCCCACCAGCCGCATGAAGAAGAGCTGGGAGATGAGGGCGGCGGGCACGGCCCGCAGCGCCGGCagccgcagcagcagccgcccgAAGCGCTGGGGCTGCGATGGGTACTGCGAGCGCACGTACTCGGTCAGGGCCACCTGCGCCTTCTCCTGCAAGCTCTCCACGTGCGCCGGGTCCGAGAGGCCGCAGGCGTCTGTAAGGGGGACACGGAGATGGGTCAGTGTctgcagctgcctgaaaggagcttggagccagggggggtcgggctctgctccccaggaacaagcgccaggagcagaggaaacggcctcaagttgtgccaggggaggttgaggttggatctggggacaatttctcccccaaagggctgtggggcattggaacaggctgcccagggcagtgctggagtcaccatccctggagggctggacagacggacaggaggttctcaggacatggggcagtgccagttggactccatgatcccgaAGGTTTCTTCCAAtcaaattattctattattctataattATTCTATTCCATAAATGAGGGATGCAGGTGCAGCACGGTGCGAGATCACGGCTCAGACCGGCCCGGCTGCTGCAGGCTCATCCCCCCCCAGGAAGGACCAGGCACCTCTGGGGCATAAGCAGGGACACACCAAGGGACAGGGCTCCCCAAGACCCACCCCGGGGTGCACAGGGGGTATTTGGTCCCATTCCCATCACGCTGGGAAGCTCACCCCCGCACCCAGTTGGACAAGCTGGGATGCTGCAACCACGGGCAGAAAAGCACCAGGGCACGAGGGCTCGGCCACACGATGCTCCCTGGACCCCAAACTCCCAGGTAAATGGGGGTGCTGATGCTGCTCGGGGGGACAGAGCCAACCTACCCGGCGTGAAGAGCGCGATGGCTTTGAGGCAGCTGTACTCGGCCGAGTCCACCTGGAGCCGGTTGAGCTTCTCCACCTGGTCCTGGAAGATGCGGATCTGGTCCATGAAGGAGACGACGCGGTCGGCCGACATGGGGGAGGCGTGGAAGCCGGCGGCCGCCAGCAGCGGGGCCATGTGCAGCGGCAGCGCCGACTGCGCCGCGTTGAGCACGAAGAGCTCGCTCCAGCTGAGCCGGAGCAAGGCGACTTGGTCAGAGACGGGCAGCTCGGGGAAGAAAGGTATGTTGCGGGCCCATTCCACCGTGCTGAAGAGGAGGCGGGCGGCCAGCTCGCAGATGTTGTCGATGCCCATGACGCTGCCCTGCTGCGCGTACTGCGAGCCGTAGCGGGCGGCCGGGTAGGGCTCGGCGCGCAGGAGCTGGGAGATGAGCTCTGAGACCGGCTGCCCGTTGAAGTATTCCCCGCTGGGCatggtggtggggctggtgctggagtgggtggGGGGGATCCGGCCCCTCTGCACAGctgtggggggaagaggaggatatTTGGGTCAGTTTTGGGGGCATCTCATAGCCCTTGAGATGCTGGAGCGGgctgagagaagggaaggggctggagcataagggggatgggagcggctgagggacctggggggtttagtgaggaaatgacctcaagttgcgccaggggaggttgaggttggatttaggaacaatttcttccccaaagggctgtggggcattggaacaggctgcccagggcagtgctggagtcaccatccctggagggctggacagacggacatgaggttctcagggacatggggctggtgtaatggttggactccatgatcctgaatGATTCTATGAGAGGAGGAGTCTCCATGCATCCACATCCCACATCCTCCtgcctcccccatcccaccccgggGGGCACACAGGATTCCCCAGCCCCGTGTGGGGTGAGAATGGACGGGGATGCTCCCACCCAGCACCCTGGCACCCCAAGGAACACCGAGCGGCTTTTGGGGAGAGGGAGGCGGTGGGTGCCGTGAGCTCTGAGCCCATGTATTCAGCATCCCAGTGATTCAGCTCCCAGGCTGCCAGCGCGGTCGCTTGGCCACAGCCAGTGCCAGGACAGGGTCCGTGTCACCTCCTCCTCTGCAAGGACCTGGCCGTGCCAGCGCGGCCGCAGCGGAGCAGGGCGGCCGCTGCCCAAGGTCATCGCACAGCCGCGATcatttatttgcaaataaaacGTCCATCTTGGAAGCGTCGTTAACCCTGGGGCACTCCCCTTCCTAATTGCATTCAGGGAGAGCCATTTTTCagctccccctccctctcccattAGCGCCCACTATTTGCTCAGTCCCTAGTAATTAATTTATGGGCTGTTCATGAGCCACTTAAATGAGAGCTCTAAATCATGCTAAGTGGCAATAATGCCATCTCGACTCCTCTGGAAAGGAGGGAATTACTGTCCTGCTTCCAGTATCCTTCCCCCCGGCTCCTCGTGTTAATGCCACCTGCGGCcacgcagccccggcaccgcggcAGAGCCCGGCACCTCCATCCCCACGCGTGCGCCGCGGGGCTTTGCGATTTTGGGCTAAACCCTTGCAGCAGCCTGGGAAGCTTTTGGGGTTTGCACCCCCAGGCGATGGGGAGCAAAGCGCATTTGCACGGGGATTTGTTCGTTCCAGGTGACCTGCACCGCGCCTGCGGCGCCGGCGCTGTCCCGGCACCAGGTGTGTCACCTTATCAGCTCAAGGCTTTtccaaacaaacaccacctgcGCTGCCGGCGCCGAGGGCCATTCGAGGcggaaaataagaagaaaaaaggagcaaACAGGGGGTTTGGTGCAAACAGTGTTCCCAGAGAGGTAGGAGAGCACAGGGGATGCCGGGAGCAGCTGCGGGATTCACCGGGACCCCTTGGGgaccatcccctgtccccagggcgcTGGCCTCACCTTCCTTCCTCATCCCCACGCGGAAGCACTTCTTCAGGCGGCAGTACTGGCATTGGTTGCGGTGGTGCTGGTCGATCTGGCAGTCGCGGTTGGACCTGCGGGCAGGACCGGGCAAGATGAGGGTCTGGGGAGGAACAATGCGACGCTGGCGGGGGTCCCTGCGCCCCCTGAGCTGCTCGGCCGCCcacccccgcgccgcccccgggCACGGCGGCCGTGCCACGGCGCGCAGACACGGCGCTGCCCGCAGCACACAGATGCTATGGAAACGGCGATTTCCTCCAGCGGGGGCTG
This region includes:
- the NR2F6 gene encoding nuclear receptor subfamily 2 group F member 6; the encoded protein is MAMVTGGWGEPNGGGGGGEEAASPAGGGSDAEHGEEERAGAPVDCVVCGDKSSGKHYGVFTCEGCKSFFKRSIRRNLSYTCRSNRDCQIDQHHRNQCQYCRLKKCFRVGMRKEAVQRGRIPPTHSSTSPTTMPSGEYFNGQPVSELISQLLRAEPYPAARYGSQYAQQGSVMGIDNICELAARLLFSTVEWARNIPFFPELPVSDQVALLRLSWSELFVLNAAQSALPLHMAPLLAAAGFHASPMSADRVVSFMDQIRIFQDQVEKLNRLQVDSAEYSCLKAIALFTPDACGLSDPAHVESLQEKAQVALTEYVRSQYPSQPQRFGRLLLRLPALRAVPAALISQLFFMRLVGKTPIETLIRDMLLSGSTFNWPYGTGQ